A genomic window from Lasioglossum baleicum chromosome 7, iyLasBale1, whole genome shotgun sequence includes:
- the Unc79 gene encoding UNC-79 domain-containing protein isoform X2, whose protein sequence is MGTRFAAYSLKLASLHDYYQRLLHGSQPVPSGLDMANTLKFFSQSLLSLLKEVRDAPLEMIKSQKLDADRMALYPNLDYKQLYNALTQLMDVVSHIHIGLHAFGQALLQCLACLLPFLDHDLIDNVPYLTASSISVLPVELHQDIVNYLCFYILPFTITRKTEDGMENAASQSIAAVIMMIFQYSSNPAHHRQLLECLMAVKPGVVKDILCVVAYGTAPARASAAKLLFYYWPSFNPDLFDRRVVLMKTSYGFSDDLTPFVCQSDACPNPGNAAAGKVCYDHRISITFATEKPPPLYLCIECANEINREHPNQMFYDMLHPMQQVSMVCEIKNCKSNDKTAISICFSTECANSNWNRPIRHCQHCHEHRHNNGCGNDHVYHMALPHVSKLDSQTQTYLVQAIVSLLKEAEPLSMDSNRDISEISTNKGSTGFPGSGSGGSGSGGVQNDPSSLEERQLLGRFGVWLLVGLCTPNQETSVEILGRLLSMLFHWFHVTAYSFDGTKKSLMHLIFSVGQAESALEKLKTECVCGWLAKVMKSHYEVFISCLLPHPADYVRVGGHWETLASRTSHLKDGLNRLFCLVPYEVITPEVWDYVMPHWMEAMVNDVPEYELHELKMILCKILDRDMSPLGFNTKKMYNFVAKRFVNTCAKVQEQALNWLQTLTMLEISIPLCQLFSMFSDGVAVMGAMNSSESGQKPTKGSKKEDKDGNAIFVENESGKSTPLSDDLAPTPRHMEFTTNAELNLSCCILMLDILLKQMELQNIDKHTGINTWVCRDACHLMKSIVASNWNSCHVCNSDSDGAECTYCESRVIWHQLCLQLVTYMAPENPAYPPDKIVDENAEDHGRKSPESSRKGDSKADVVITMPVPELHSVGGVLAHMPQFFEQIMTATVETVSEQLDLAAIMPPEKVMSAVAKAVTLSETDVATATVSVAKPRLIGENDQPLNLSPENEDVDFWHTSVGKFRFKIEDLPEQLQYIHKLLKEIMTIDKPDILYYMLQCLNVMCLYGDAFNIAVKDHRGFFTWCQENLLIKNLWELLNAEYSHIAQITVPLLLHCVTLPCGTDTFWRLIQEEFHNSDWRVRFVAVERVTLIARFMDSTPLRNVTSLQAALANAFCYLIASMDDSNVYVAQRATLFLGTIHDTAMRSLILCLETQFDSVIVDRPMVLQSLYQLHNSLSDRHILTWEFFLNRFDALFLEAQISLERSGDIPYLREDKKIQFIRCLSIDITQKEEKRPMNYFTDLRNTDLNSEIFMKKLHRAQEALSQSDGSGTNSIKTLSASFGTKWPYKRTMSAPASMIPRQDTKQEKEKVYSRQYSAPILKRKSSRFGLGQLLGSTPPNNSIPDGHVHSLNMVEEANALPGCTNKIVDFEEADKETMHLLVFLLMQFLSRQDQAFPTDEKPLSKTQGIVLRHLYLLLGYNQTERTFHTSPQRLRISPVFNVFIANLPQLLDQNHVMGWVMTPPVLAILQHSPCPPQGVPTMDHQAPAYSLWYLEPHNRRSWLMSLLVILYKCQYGQQPWCSQLQVLIKIVLNTLDMQHHQCKKIPATVVMSAPPSRSRDVSQPSLGVDHDLAVNTIGELNTESPPIRTPLVSVHQRSPGTTHSQMETHWEESTPSCRYNNKHSSYSINADDTESELAAIPESPKSDSTLHGSSGGSLGELEDTPSAVTRSVSLYGPRASTPLDIVGRIDWGQHLGKKSEFTRPTWFLGNEEDPHQGPKQGPQKKWSVHEGVKMMVTSPFLSGQADFQKYVSMTKGLTEKIPERSISEKGILERAITEKPAWQKASHERNITVQVAFNGETASSKPIPLSALHYCPAELDPSQSKVPKEKLPPSNSESPTSKHLSRQKRIEQAVTVASPVSPGQVVTVTSSDQSSSPAVSSISSQVTSTENGQNPSWIDIPQPLTTPMVERLLPIGTSNRPTSAKATQRFLCGEDVYGSPESPLSKMDVLTVKMRPTCSQGSSFDQNSETCTSVSDIASPRSISQLELPKPERLLPVGAQGTCDFGGLVKHVRQALNLHDTEDTKEFSNGAVKTVKETIALTVKQDSTASDNALSIALQSASLVPSNEVHSSRSTSPRRLTKQVALESPSTAIETIEHDKRAKIKDHVRIQRDIPGRGGFNPHDGPMTRHADSWCSDCGTLKEEYSDEELGLCIINLGTFIHREPSLAAPLLPEILRVVTKVTLNAMYPWQSETNMHLPGGAISVAHQFLRCVLHQLAPNGIFIQMFQTHLNESTRMQFFRSVAQALADFNELNSVAPLQLLLESLNAKKSLPTERLPVILHNISCYLNCLPLETGLGVGSPIWHGLFTQFDNLFRRLTLMLSSIEDATPLLRIIISLMKVPPIQPMKDQKSYPQGLLDPLAKVLSYAIQNCIMKYSYLTDLCHLSHRSFTKDRDKHFVGRTIVFELVQAIKFKTTIPDTNFLLLLHFVLQDIGGSLPNTIALDNIQTDVSTIFNTNASESLRSQLPDVLEFLSDFHTLSKVKSYSKGMQAGLNEDTLGGILKCGLAQYVALELTRVNSREHRAVLRHLPWLTIAPSMLQQGAREYVDCIGHIRLLSWLLLGSLTHTAMFSGTHNPHNHSPPIPVSQPIPQEVSCYIADHVQVIFSGFPEQSKESKTSVLHMSSLFHAFILCQLWTMYLEELSKNNPSNSEGHNLTMNMLLEFWGKITPCILHLVGCSKGLAEMVNLHFLSLLEALLECGSILLSKLLPLWSPILYSHHVQLPGHLQVRLQNCRDFPPNKMTSEGFSSSRRESNATLLRWLHRLQFKMGQIELQSSTATLQFYSI, encoded by the exons CAATCGATTGCTGCTGTGATCATGATGATCTTCCAATACTCTAGCAACCCAG CCCACCATCGCCAATTGCTAGAATGTCTAATGGCAGTGAAACCAGGCGTGGTCAAAGACATCCTCTGCGTGGTAGCCTACGGAACAGCGCCAGCTAGGGCGTCAGCCGCGAAATTACTATTCTACTACTGGCCCTCATTCAATCCTGATCTATTCGATCGAAGGGTAGTCCTCATGAAAACTTCTT ATGGATTTTCAGATGACCTGACACCTTTCGTGTGCCAGAGTGACGCTTGCCCTAATCCAGGAAACGCAGCGGCAGGTAAAGTTTGTTACGATCATCGCATATCGATCACGTTTGCCACTGAGAAGCCACCCCCTTTGTATCTTTGCATCGAGTGCGCCAATGAAATTAACAGGGAGCACCCGAATCAGATGTTTTATGACATGTTACATCCCATGCAACAGGTGTCCATGGTTTGCGAAATCAAG AACTGCAAGTCGAACGACAAGACAGCGATCAGCATCTGCTTCTCGACAGAATGCGCCAACTCGAACTGGAACCGGCCGATTCGTCACTGTCAACACTGTCACGAGCACCGTCACAACAACGGCTGTGGCAACGATCACGTCTATCACATGGCGTTGCCCCACGTATCCAAACTGGACTCCCAAACACAGACCTACCTGGTCCAAGCAATCGTCAG CCTGCTTAAGGAAGCTGAACCGCTAAGTATGGATAGTAACCGAGACATCTCGGAAATAAGTACTAATAAGGGCAGCACAGGATTCCCAGGAAGCGGGAGCGGTGGTTCCGGGAGCGGCGGTGTCCAGAACGATCCTTCGTCCTTGGAGGAGAGGCAGCTGCTCGGCAGATTCGGTGTCTGGTTGCTGGTGGGGCTTTGCACCCCGAACCAGGAGACCTCCGTCGAAATTCTCGGGCGTTTATTGTCAATGCTATTTCATTGGTTTCATGTTACTGCCTACTCATTCGATGGTACTAAAAAAAGCCTTATGCACCTTATCTTTTCTGTTG GTCAAGCGGAGAGTGCGCTGGAGAAACTGAAGACAGAGTGTGTCTGCGGATGGCTGGCGAAAGTGATGAAGTCCCATTACGAGGTCTTCATTTCGTGTCTGTTGCCGCATCCTGCTGATTATGTCCGCGTTGGAGGACACTG GGAAACGCTTGCCTCGAGGACGTCGCACCTTAAAGACGGATTAAATCGTCTTTTCTGCTTGGTCCCTTATGAAGTGATCACACCGGAAGTATGGGATTACGTGATGCCGCACTGGATGGAGGCCATGGTGAACGACGTACCTGAATACGAGCTTCACGAACTGAAAATGATCCTATG CAAAATTCTGGATCGCGACATGAGCCCGTTAGGCTTCAACACGAAGAAGATGTACAATTTCGTGGCGAAGAGGTTCGTCAACACCTGCGCGAAAGTGCAAGAGCAAGCATTGAACTGGTTGCAGACGTTGACTATGCTGGAGATCAGCATTCCTCTCTGTCAACTGTTCTCGATGTTCAGCGATGGTGTGGCGGTTATGGGTGCCATGAATTCCTCGGAATCCGGTCAAAAGCCTACCAAGGGATCCAAGAAGGAAGACAAAGATGGAAACGCCATAT TTGTAGAAAATGAATCGGGAAAATCGACACCATTGTCGGACGACTTGGCTCCGACACCTAGACACATGGAATTCACTACAAACGCAGAACTGAATCTGTCTTGTTGCATCCTGATGTTGGACATACTACTGAAGCAG ATGGAGCTGCAGAACATCGACAAGCACACGGGGATCAACACGTGGGTGTGCAGGGACGCGTGCCACCTGATGAAGTCGATCGTCGCCTCGAACTGGAACAGCTGTCACGTGTGCAACTCGGACAGCGACGGTGCCGAGTGCACTTACTGCGAATCCAGAGTGATCTGGCATCAGCTTTGCCTGCAGTTGGTCACCTACATGGCACCGGAAAATCCAGCTTACCCGCCTGAC AAAATCGTGGACGAGAACGCAGAAGATCACGGTCGCAAGAGTCCGGAGAGTTCGAGGAAAGGCGACTCGAAGGCCGACGTGGTAATTACTATGCCGGTACCGGAACTACACTCTGTCGGCGGTGTTCTGGCGCATATGCCGCAG TTCTTCGAACAGATCATGACAGCCACTGTAGAGACCGTTTCGGAGCAGCTGGACCTCGCGGCCATCATGCCACCGGAAAAAGTGATGTCCGCGGTCGCGAAGGCTGTTACACTGTCCGAGACAGACGTAG CAACGGCAACAGTGAGCGTGGCAAAGCCACGATTAATCGGAGAGAATGATCAGCCACTGAATCTCAGCCCTGAGAACGAAGATGTTGATTTCTGGCACACTTCGGTTGGCAAGTTTCGTTTCAAGATCGAGGACCTTCCCGAGCAGCTGCAGTACATTCACAAACTCTTGAAG GAAATAATGACGATCGACAAGCCAGACATCCTCTACTACATGCTGCAATGTTTGAACGTGATGTGTCTCTACGGCGACGCCTTCAACATCGCAGTGAAGGATCATCGTGGATTTTTCACGTGGTGTCAAGAAAATCTCTTGATAAAAAA TTTATGGGAGCTGCTGAATGCGGAGTATTCGCACATCGCGCAGATCACAGTGCCGTTGTTGCTACACTGTGTCACTCTACCTTGTGGAACTGACACGTTCTGGAGACTGATACAGGAAGAGTTTCATAACTCTGATTGGCGGGTTCGGTTCGTGGCAG TCGAAAGGGTAACTTTGATCGCAAGATTCATGGACTCGACACCTCTGAGGAACGTTACCAGTCTTCAGGCTGCACTGGCAAATGCATTCTGCTATTTGATCGCCAGCATGGACGATAGCAACGTTTACGTCGCTCAGAGAGCTACTTTGTTCCTTGGAACTATTCACGACACGGCTATGAGG TCATTGATCCTGTGCCTGGAGACCCAATTCGATTCAGTGATAGTAGACCGCCCAATGGTCCTGCAGTCTCTTTACCAACTCCACAACAGCCTAAGCGACAGGCATATCCTAACTTGGGAGTTCTTCTTAAATCGATTCGATGCTCTGTTCCTCGAAGCCCAGATCAGCTTGGAAAGATCCGGAGACATCCCCTATCTACGCG AGGACAAGAAAATCCAGTTTATTCGGTGTCTAAGTATAGACATAACACAGAAAGAAGAGAAGAGACCGATGAATTATTTCACAGATCTTAGAAACACAGATCTCAACAGCGAGATCTTCATGAAGAAGCTCCACAGAGCTCAAGAAGCGTTGTCACAGTCGGATGGCAGCGGGACAAATTCGATAAAGACACTGAGTGCTAGTTTTGGCACAAAATGGCCGTATAAACGCACTATGTCGGCACCAGCGTCTATGATTCCTCGACAGGACACGAAGCAAG AAAAGGAAAAGGTGTACAGCCGGCAATACTCGGCGCCTATCCTGAAGCGCAAGAGCTCCAGATTCGGACTGGGTCAGTTGCTGGGGTCCACCCCACCTAATAACAGTATACCAG ATGGCCATGTGCATTCGCTCAACATGGTCGAGGAGGCCAATGCACTGCCAGGATGCACTAACAAAATCGTCGATTTCGAAGAGGCTGATAAGGAGACGATGCATTTGCTGGTGTTTCTGCTGATGCAGTTTCTGTCTAGACAGGATCAG GCCTTCCCAACCGATGAGAAACCATTGTCGAAGACTCAAGGAATCGTTCTGCGACACCTGTACCTTCTGTTAGGCTACAATCAAACCGAAAGGACCTTTCACACTTCTCCTCAACGCTTGAG GATTTCCCCAGTGTTCAACGTTTTCATCGCCAACCTCCCCCAACTTCTCGATCAAAATCATGTAATGGGATGGGTGATGACTCCTCCAGTCTTAGCCATTCTTCAACATTCCCCTTGCCCACCTCAGGGAGTGCCCACCATGGATCATCAAGCTCCCGCATACAGTCTTTGGTACCTCGAACCTCATAACAGGCGATCCTGGCTGATGTCTCTTTTGGTTATCCTCTACAAG TGTCAATACGGCCAGCAACCATGGTGTAGTCAGCTGCAGGTATTGATCAAGATAGTGTTGAACACGCTGGACATGCAGCATCATCAGTGCAAGAAGATCCCTGCGACTGTGGTGATGAGTGCTCCACCTTCTAGATCACGTG ACGTATCGCAACCATCTCTGGGCGTGGATCACGATCTAGCAGTCAACACCATAGGAGAACTGAACACCGAGAGCCCTCCCATAAGGACTCCCCTGGTCTCGGTGCATCAACGCAGCCCAGGTACAACTCACAGTCAAATGGAGACACACTGGGAAGAGAGCACGCCGAGCTGCCGTTACAACAACAAACACTCCAG CTACTCGATCAATGCGGATGATACGGAGTCCGAGCTGGCCGCAATACCTGAGAGCCCAAAATCTGACAGCACCTTACATGGCAGCAGTGGTGGATCGCTTGGTGAACTGGAGGACACCCCGTCCGCTGTCACCAGAAGCGTGTCTCTATATGGACCAAGGGCTTCGACACCCTTAGACATCGTGGGAAGGATCGACTGGGGCCAACACCTTGGCAAAAAGTCGGAGTTCACTAGGCCCACGTGGTTCTTGGGCAACGAAGAGGACCCTCATCAG GGACCAAAGCAAGGACCCCAGAAGAAGTGGAGCGTGCACGAGGGAGTGAAGATGATGGTGACGAGTCCGTTTTTGAGTGGACAAGCGGATTTCCAGAAGTACGTGTCGATGACTAAAGGATTGACCGAGAAAATACCAGAAAGATCAATATCGGAGAAAGGGATTCTAGAAAGAGCGATTACAGAGAAGCCGGCATGGCAGAAGGCTAGTCACGAGAGAAATATCACCGTTCAAGTGGCCTTCAATGGAGAAACAGCGTCCTCTAAGCCTATCCCGTTGTCGGCTCTTCATTATTGTCCAGCAGAGCTGGACCCTTCACA ATCCAAAGTGCCAAAGGAGAAGCTACCACCAAGCAACTCAGAATCGCCGACTTCGAAGCATCTGAGCCGACAGAAGAGGATAGAGCAAGCTGTGACCGTGGCATCGCCGGTTTCTCCTGGCCAAGTGGTCACAGTGACCAGTAGTGACCAGTCTAGCTCGCCAGCAGTCAGTTCTATCTCCTCTCAGGTCACCAGCACAGAAAATGGTCAGAATCCCAGCTGGATTGACATTCCTCAGCCTCTGACGACTCCTATGGTGGAACGACTGTTGCCAATTGGCACTTCGAATCGTCCTACAA GTGCGAAAGCCACACAGCGTTTTCTATGTGGCGAGGACGTTTACGGATCTCCAGAGTCTCCACTGTCGAAGATGGACGTGCTGACAGTTA AAATGCGGCCAACATGTTCGCAAGGTTCGTCGTTCGACCAAAACAGCGAGACCTGCACCAGCGTGAGCGATATCGCGAGTCCTCGCAGTATCTCTCAGCTAGAGCTGCCGAAACCTGAACGATTGCTACCAGTTGGGGCACAGGGGACGTGTGATTTTGGTGGATTGGTCAAACACGTTCGCCAGGCGCTGAATCTCCACGATACCGAAG ATACGAAGGAGTTCAGCAATGGGGCAGTCAAAACTGTAAAAGAGACTATAGCACTAACTGTGAAGCAGGACAGCACTGCGTCTGATAACGCA TTATCAATTGCATTGCAGTCAGCTTCTCTGGTACCATCAAATGAAGTGCACTCGAGCAGATCCACGAGTCCAAGAAGACTGACGAAGCAAGTGGCTCTTGAGTCGCCATCCACTGCTATAGAAACCATAGAACATGATAAAAGAGCAAAGATAAAAGACCACGTTCGGATCCAGCGTGATATTCCAGGAAGAGGAGGGTTCAATCCGCATGATGGGCCTATGACTAGACATGCAGACTCATG GTGTTCAGATTGCGGGACATTAAAAGAAGAGTACTCCGACGAAGAGTTAGGTCTCTGCATCATCAACCTGGGAACATTCATCCATCGAGAACCATCCCTAGCTGCACCTCTCCTACCAGAAATTTTGAGAGTAGTAACAAA AGTGACCCTAAACGCGATGTATCCCTGGCAAAGCGAGACCAACATGCACCTGCCAGGTGGTGCAATTAGCGTGGCTCATCAATTCCTGCGCTGCGTTCTTCATCAACTGGCACCTAATGGAATATTCATACAGATGTTCCAGACGCATTTGAACG AATCCACGAGGATGCAGTTCTTCAGGAGCGTCGCTCAGGCTTTGGCCGACTTCAATGAACTGAACTCTGTTGCACCTCTACAATTGCTACTCGAG TCTCTAAACGCGAAGAAGTCGTTACCGACGGAACGTTTGCCAGTGATCCTCCACAACATATCCTGCTACCTGAACTGCCTACCATTGGAGACAGGTTTAGGTGTAGGTTCGCCAATCTGGCATGGTCTTTTCACACAATTTGACAACCTGTTTCGGCGCCTGACATTGATGCTGTCTTCTATCGAAGATGCCACGCCGCTGTTGAGGATCATCATCTCTTTGATGAAGGTCCCGCCGATCCAGCCTATGAAG GACCAAAAGTCGTATCCGCAAGGCCTTCTGGACCCGTTAGCCAAGGTGTTGAGCTATGCTATACAGAATTGCATAATGAAGTATAGCTATTTGACAGATCTATGCCACCTGAGCCACAGAAGCTTTACGAAAGACAGGGACAAACACTTTGTCGGGAGGACTATAGTGTTCGAGCTGGTTCAGGCCATCAAATTCAAGACCACCATACCTGATACTAATTTCCTGTTGCTGCTGCACTTTGTTCTTCAG GACATAGGAGGATCCCTACCGAACACAATCGCCCTGGACAACATCCAGACAGACGTATCAACGATCTTCAACACAAACGCCTCGGAATCCCTGAGGAGTCAGCTGCCAGACGTGCTCGAGTTCTTGTCCGACTTTCACACGCTCAGCAAAGTGAAG AGTTACAGCAAAGGAATGCAAGCAGGATTAAACGAAGATACACTAGGAGGGATATTAAAATGTGGCTTGGCACAATATGTAGCACTTGAACTGACAAGGGTGAACAGCAGGGAACACAGAGCTGTACTTCGGCATCTGCCTTGGCTTACCATTGCTCCATCTATGCTACAACAAGG AGCTCGCGAGTACGTCGACTGCATAGGACACATCAGGCTGTTGTCTTGGCTACTTCTAGGCTCCCTAACGCACACAGCCATGTTCTCTGGCACCCATAATCCCCACAATCATAGTCCACCGATTCCAGTATCGCAGCCAATACCCCAAGAAGTGTCCTGTTACATCGCTGATCATGTGCAAGTGATATTCTCCGGATTTCCCGAACAGTCCAAGGAATCGAAGACATCTGTCCTCCATATGTCTTCCTTGTTCCACGCTTTCATACTTTGCCAG CTGTGGACCATGTATTTGGAAGAACTATCGAAAAATAATCCATCGAACAGCGAGGGTCATAATCTTactatgaacatgttgttagagTTCTGGGGTAAAATAACACCTTGTATATTGCATCTTGTTGGCTGCTCCAAAGGT CTTGCTGAAATGGTGAATCTACATTTTCTGAGTCTACTGGAGGCGCTGCTTGAATGCGGCTCCATCTTGTTGAGCAAGCTGCTGCCACTGTGGAGCCCCATTTTGTATTCTCATCATGTTCAG CTACCAGGCCACTTGCAGGTGCGTTTGCAGAACTGCAGGGACTTCCCACCGAACAAGATGACTTCGGAAGGTTTCAGCTCGTCTAGGCGTGAATCAAATGCAACGCTTTTGAGGTGGTTGCACCGACTGCAGTTCAAAATGGGACAGATTGAGCTGCAGTCTTCCACGGCTACGTTACAGTTCTACTCGATTTAG